A stretch of the Pantanalinema sp. genome encodes the following:
- a CDS encoding flagellar motor protein MotB, giving the protein MGRRGRGGHGGHHGGAWKVAYADFVTAMMALFLVLWLTGLTTKDQKKSIADFFKDPSIFGQGKGVMKGQETPVNATIVDNPPMGIQPVPDVQSPPASTESISAEIQEALMEGSLWPFRDSIQVKETPEGIELSVVEKAKKVLFDSGAAAPSPRTIDILKAIARELKGISNHIMIGGHTDAHPLALRTGYTNWELSADRANKARTILEQSGMAPARMWAVRGFASTHPINEKDPFASENRRISIVILKN; this is encoded by the coding sequence GTGGGGCGCAGGGGCAGAGGCGGGCACGGCGGCCATCACGGCGGCGCCTGGAAGGTCGCCTATGCCGACTTCGTCACGGCGATGATGGCCCTCTTCCTGGTGCTGTGGCTCACGGGCCTCACCACGAAGGACCAGAAGAAGAGCATCGCCGATTTCTTCAAGGACCCCTCGATCTTCGGGCAGGGCAAGGGCGTCATGAAGGGGCAGGAGACCCCCGTCAACGCCACCATCGTCGACAACCCGCCGATGGGCATCCAGCCCGTCCCCGACGTCCAGTCGCCGCCCGCCTCGACCGAGAGCATCTCGGCCGAGATCCAGGAGGCCCTGATGGAGGGCTCGCTCTGGCCGTTTCGCGACAGCATCCAGGTCAAGGAGACGCCCGAGGGCATCGAGCTCTCGGTGGTCGAGAAGGCGAAGAAGGTCCTCTTCGACAGCGGCGCCGCGGCGCCGAGCCCCCGGACGATCGACATCCTCAAGGCGATCGCGCGCGAGCTCAAGGGAATCAGCAATCACATCATGATCGGCGGCCACACGGACGCCCACCCGCTGGCCCTCAGGACCGGCTACACCAACTGGGAGCTCTCGGCGGATCGCGCCAACAAGGCGCGCACCATCCTGGAGCAGAGCGGGATGGCCCCCGCGCGCATGTGGGCGGTAAGGGGCTTCGCCTCGACCCACCCGATCAACGAGAAGGACCCCTTCGCCAGCGAGAACCGGCGCATCTCGATCGTGATCCTCAAGAATTGA
- the motA gene encoding flagellar motor stator protein MotA: MFAIIGLFIVFGAVFGGFIGEGGPILILYQPYEFLIIGGAAIGAMLAGTPPAVLKLITKELPAVFAGSKYPRAAYDELLGAMFAIFTRAKREGFLTVEADLANPQESEAFAPYPALLANHHALEFLCDSMKLAISYQAKPEHIELAMDIYLETHHEEGGLGSASLTRVSDALPGLGIVAAVLGIIIALQNLAAPPEVLGHSISAALVGTFLGLLLSYGMIQPIAANIEGQAKESARYFQCIRESVGAYFNGCDPIVAVEIGRQAIYSYNRPTADQLDAIVSGRSGAPASAEGAAAPSGA, from the coding sequence GGTGCGGTCTTCGGGGGCTTCATCGGCGAGGGCGGCCCCATCCTGATCCTCTACCAGCCGTACGAGTTCCTCATCATCGGTGGGGCGGCGATAGGGGCCATGCTCGCCGGGACGCCGCCGGCGGTCCTGAAGCTGATCACCAAAGAGCTGCCCGCCGTCTTCGCCGGCTCCAAGTACCCCCGCGCGGCTTACGACGAGCTGCTGGGGGCGATGTTCGCGATCTTCACCCGTGCCAAGCGTGAGGGCTTCTTGACGGTCGAGGCGGATCTCGCCAATCCTCAGGAGTCCGAGGCGTTCGCCCCCTATCCGGCCCTCCTGGCCAATCACCACGCCCTCGAGTTCCTCTGCGACTCCATGAAGCTCGCGATCAGCTATCAGGCGAAGCCCGAGCACATCGAGCTCGCGATGGACATCTACCTGGAGACCCATCACGAGGAAGGGGGCCTCGGCAGCGCCTCCTTGACCCGCGTCTCCGACGCCCTGCCCGGCCTGGGCATCGTGGCGGCGGTGCTCGGCATCATCATCGCCCTGCAGAACCTCGCAGCTCCCCCCGAGGTCCTGGGCCACTCCATCTCGGCGGCGCTGGTCGGCACCTTCCTGGGCCTCCTGCTCTCCTACGGCATGATCCAGCCCATCGCGGCCAACATCGAGGGGCAAGCCAAGGAGAGCGCCCGCTACTTCCAGTGCATCCGGGAGTCCGTCGGCGCCTACTTCAACGGCTGCGACCCCATCGTCGCCGTCGAGATCGGTCGCCAGGCCATCTACTCCTACAACCGCCCGACGGCCGACCAACTCGACGCCATCGTGTCGGGCCGTTCGGGGGCGCCCGCGAGCGCCGAGGGCGCGGCCGCGCCCTCGGGGGCCTAG
- a CDS encoding metallophosphoesterase: MPNTKSIRFAHLTDLHFTTLSQNRYPTGVPVLEAAVEDLNAQGVDFVVLTGDLFHYPDRVPEEIRAMRDILARLKMPFYAAFGNHDVEGDEVHARKDLVMRELGDHGLSRMSPHYALSPAAGMRLVVLDSTDNGSDRYLTWRGHFSRHQAAWLHETLAESRDELAILAIHHPPVTPYPLMGALKFEETDRLRLRAAIAPHSNAPFMLCGHYHLSSSAAFASTTVLTGPSLVEHPHQYRIFTVSHHSMAHEIRYEWRQVPLLAHEDRACARGTAMRHLALNRLSYARRGTITVPRAGSLNS, encoded by the coding sequence ATGCCGAATACCAAGTCCATCCGCTTCGCCCACCTCACGGACCTTCACTTCACCACCCTCTCCCAGAACCGCTACCCCACGGGCGTGCCGGTCCTGGAGGCCGCGGTGGAGGACCTGAACGCCCAGGGGGTGGACTTCGTCGTGCTGACCGGCGACCTGTTCCACTACCCCGATCGGGTGCCCGAGGAGATCCGGGCCATGCGCGATATCCTCGCTCGCCTGAAAATGCCCTTCTACGCGGCCTTCGGCAACCACGACGTGGAGGGCGACGAGGTCCACGCGCGCAAGGACCTCGTCATGCGCGAGCTCGGCGATCACGGGCTGTCCCGGATGAGCCCCCACTACGCCCTCTCGCCCGCCGCGGGAATGCGGCTGGTGGTGCTCGACTCGACCGACAACGGCTCCGATCGCTACCTGACCTGGCGCGGCCACTTCTCGCGGCACCAGGCCGCCTGGCTCCACGAGACCCTGGCCGAGAGCCGCGACGAGCTTGCGATCCTCGCCATCCATCACCCGCCGGTCACCCCGTACCCCCTGATGGGGGCGCTCAAGTTCGAGGAGACCGATCGCCTTCGCCTGCGCGCGGCGATCGCCCCTCACTCCAACGCCCCCTTCATGCTGTGCGGCCACTACCACCTGAGCAGCAGCGCCGCCTTCGCCTCGACCACGGTGCTCACAGGCCCCTCGCTGGTGGAGCACCCCCACCAGTACCGGATCTTCACCGTGAGCCACCACTCCATGGCCCACGAGATCCGCTACGAGTGGCGCCAGGTGCCGCTCCTGGCGCACGAGGACCGCGCGTGCGCCCGCGGGACGGCCATGCGCCACCTCGCGCTCAACCGCCTGTCGTACGCGCGACGGGGCACCATCACGGTGCCCCGCGCGGGCTCGCTCAATTCTTGA